One Argiope bruennichi chromosome 5, qqArgBrue1.1, whole genome shotgun sequence DNA segment encodes these proteins:
- the LOC129968535 gene encoding activin receptor type-1-like, whose product MFCRMVQQIILFSLVVLFLNRVQGITSKNSSRYFCYFCDGDCDRPASCDNALVCYTYSVVDVHGYHTHKKGCLDKKDVEHFVCKTNTFASDKKNGPQFSGICCHGDFCNNGSFPILTPRILSEENDPTTDRFTINMVIGLIVLIGLCGIIGMILGLMKYCHKRRMASLIGHNDLEHFYHDDLRATAAGDSTLKEIFEHSITSGSGSGVPLIIQRTLARQIALAECIGKGRYGEVWRGVWHGENVAVKIFFSRDEASWARETEIYSTMNVYHENVLGFMGSDVTSVNSCTQMWLITHYHERGSLYDYLNLHTITHQQMMILVLSAASGINHLHTELFGTEGKPAIAHRDLKTKNILVKLNGTCVIADFGLAVTHTRASGSTNVPENYRVGTKRYMAPEVLEEKLNVSVFESYRRADMYAFGLILWEVCLRCLTGGIAEDYHPPYYDCVPSDPSFEEMRKVVCVDQQRPAIPNRWSSDMTLSAMTKLMKECWHHNPSARLTSLRVKKSLTKIAAADPRIRLNY is encoded by the exons ATGTTTTGCAGGAtggttcaacaaataattttgttctcTCTCGTTGTCTTGTTTTTAAATCGTGTTC AAGGAATAACTTCAAAGAATTCTTCTCGTTACTTCTGCTATTTCTGTGATGGTGATTGTGACAGACCTGCATCATGTGACAATGCTTTGGTG TGTTACACATACAGTGTTGTTGATGTGCATGGCTATCATACCCACAAAAAGGGCTGTTTGGATAAAAAAGATGTAGAGCATTTTGTTTGTAAGACTAATACGTTTGCATCTGATAAAAAGAATGGACCTCAGTTTAGTGGTATTTGCTGCCATGGAGACTTTTGTAATAATGGATCTTTTCCAATATTGACTCCCCGCATTTTGT CTGAAGAAAATGATCCAACTACAGATAGATTTACGATCAATATGGTCATAGGGTTGATAGTTTTAATTGGTCTTTGTGGCATTATTGGCATGATATTAGGCCTCATGAAATACTGCCATAAAAGACGTATGGCATCATTAATAGGACATAATGATTTGGAGCATTTTTACCACGATGATTTGCGAGCTACAGCTGCTGGTGATAGTACATTAAAA GAAATATTTGAACATTCTATTACATCAGGTAGTGGATCTGGTGTACCACTGATTATACAGCGGACATTAGCAAGGCAGATAGCTCTTGCAGAGTGTATAG gtaaaggtcGTTATGGAGAAGTTTGGCGGGGTGTATGGCATGGAGAAAATGtcgctgttaaaatatttttctcccgAGATGAAGCCTCATGGGCAAGAGAAACTGAGATTTACAGCACTATGAATGTTTATCATGAAAATGTCTTAGGTTTTATGGGATCTGATGTTACATCTGTCAATTCTTGCACACAAATGTGGCTCATAACTCACTACCATGAACGAGGCTCACTGTATGATTATCTAAATCTACACACAATTACTCATCAGCAGATGATGATTCTTGTTTTATCTGCAGCTTCAGGAATCAATCATCTTCATACTGAGTTGTTTGGCACAGAGGGAAAACCTGCTATTGCTCATCGGGatttaaaa acCAAAAACATCTTAGTGAAGTTGAATGGAACTTGTGTAATAGCAGATTTTGGTCTTGCTGTTACACATACTCGAGCATCTGGGAGCACCAATGTGCCTGAAAACTACAGAGTAGGAACCAAAAGGTACATGGCCCCAGAAGTTCTAGAAGAAAAACTCAATGTTTCTGTATTTGAGTCCTATCGACGAGCAGATATGTATGCTTTTGGACTTATTCTATGGGAAGTTTGCCTTCGTTGCCTCACAGGAG GAATTGCTGAAGACTATCATCCACCTTACTATGATTGTGTGCCAAGTGATCCTAGTTTTGAAGAGATGAGGAAAGTGGTTTGTGTTGATCAACAAAGACCTGCTATTCCTAACAGATGGTCATCTGATATG
- the LOC129968907 gene encoding protein l(2)37Cc-like, which translates to MAAQLFNNIGRLGLGLAIAGGVVNSALYTVDGGHRAVIFDRFVGVKQIIVGEGTHFLIPWVQKPIIFDVRSRPRNIPVITGSKDLQNVNITLRILFRPVASQLPKIYQTLGNDYEERVLPSITNEVLKAVVAQFDASEMITQRELVSQKVSEELTERASQFGLILDDISITHLSFSKEFTMAVEMKQVAQQEAERARFLVEKAEQHKKATVITAEGDTQAAALLAKAFGESGEALVELRRLEAAEDIAYQMSKSRNVVYLPSGQGTLLQLPQ; encoded by the exons ATGGCTGCTcagctttttaataatattggaaGACTTGGATTGGGGCTTGCAATTGCTGGTGGTGTCGTAAATTCTGCACTATATACAg ttGATGGAGGTCATAGAGCTGTAATATTTGATAGATTTGTTGGAGTTAAACAGATAATTGTTGGTGAAGGAACACATTTTCTGATCCCCTGGGTTCAGAAGCCAATCATTTTTGATGTCCGATCAAGACCCAGAAATATTCCTGTCATTACTGGAAGCAAGG atcttCAAAATGTCAACATTACTCTCAGGATTTTGTTCCGACCTGTTGCCTCTCAGCTACCTAAAATCTACCAAACTCTAGGAAATGATTATGAAGAAAGAGTTCTTCCTTCCATTACTAATGAAGTATTAAAAGCTGTAGTT GCACAGTTTGATGCTAGTGAAATGATCACACAGAGAGAACTGGTTTCTCAAAAAGTGTCTGAAGAACTAACTGAAAGAGCATCTCAGTTTGGCCTTATTCTAGATGACATTTCCATT aCTCATTTATCATTTAGCAAAGAATTTACAATGGCTGTTGAAATGAAACAGGTTGCTCAACAAGAAGCTGAAAGAGCTCGTTTCTTAGTAGAAAAG GCTGAGCAACACAAAAAAGCCACAGTTATAACAGCTGAAGGTGACACACAAGCTGCAGCACTCTTGGCTAAAGCATTTGGTGAATCTGGTGAAGCTCTCGTGGAGTTGCGTCGTCTGGAAGCTGCAGAAGATATTGCCTACCAGATGTCTAAATCTCGGAACGTTGTCTATCTGCCATCAGGGCAAGGAACGTTATTGCAATTGCCTCAGTAG